GGTCTCGCCGGCCTCGACCACGGAGTGCCCTGGTCGACGATCGCCTGGTGCGTCGCCGGCATCGCCGGCATCGGCGTCCTCAACCTCGCGGTGAGCTTCAGCCTTGCGATCTATGTCGCGATGCGCTCGCGACGCGCCACCTGGCGCAACTGGGGCGAACTCATACGCCGCCTGCTGCGACTTCTGCGTGAGCGGCCCGGCGAGTTCTTCCTGCCGCCGAGGGATGCCTAAGCCGGCGCGACCACAAGCGGCACCAGCATCTCGTCCGCCGTCGCCCCGCCGTGCACGCCGATCTGCACGTGCGGCCGCTCGCCGAGCGCGAGATCCGTGAGCGTCCAGTTGTCACGGGCGAGAAGCACGTAGTGACCGACCCGCTCGGCGAGCCGCGGGTGTGGCGCACCGGGCCCGAACCAGCCCTCCTCGATCAGATCGCGACTGCGCACGAGCGTGAAGCCCGCGGCGAGCCGGGTGGCGGCGTAGTGCTCGAAATCGCGCACGTGTTCCGGATCGACGTAGCAATACGCCACGCGCGGTTCACCGCAGAGAGGCAGTGTCAGCATCGCCGCAAGCTCGGGGTGATCCTGCAGGGCGACGCGCGTCTCTGGCGTGGTGTCGACGAAGCCGTGATCCGCGGTCAAGACGAGCGTCGTGTCGGTGCCACGCAGCGCGCGCACCAGCGAATCGAACGCGCCGTCGATGCGCGCCAGCTCTGCCTGCACCTCATCGCTGCCGATGCCGTGAACATGCGCCAGCGAATCGAGCTCCGGGTAATAGGCGTAGACGAACTTGCGCGCGGGCATGACGGCGGCTGCGAGCACACGCTCGGCGAGTTCGTCGAGGGTGCGATATCCGACGCGCTCCGCACGGCCGCTCGCCGCGGCGTTGAAATCCGTGTGCACGATGCGCTCCGGTGCGATCACCCAGGAGCGGTCGGTAAGCCGGTCGTAGAGCGGTGACAGTCCGAGCAGGAGCTGCGGCGTGACGCCCCCCTCGCGCAGCGATCGACCGCCGCAGCGCGGCCGAAAGGGCAGCACGGCGGCCACCGTGCCGATCTCGCGAAACAGCATGTGCCAGCCGGTGAGACCGTGCTGCTGCGGCGCCAGCGCGGTGAGGAACGTGGGAATGGCAGCCGCCGTGGTCGACGGGAACACGGACGTCATCCGCCCGCGAAGGTGCTCGCGGATGCACGGCGCGGCGGACGAGCGCAGGACGTGCCGGAAGCCGAGACCGTCGATCACGAGGAGGACGAGGGTACGCGGTCTGGCAAGCACTTCCGCGTCGAGCCCTTCGAGCAGCGGGTAAGTGCTGCGTCCGCCCCCGCGCGCCGCCATCACGCTTGCCATCAGATTGACGATGCCGCCGCCCGAGTAGTCCGGCCGCACCCACTGCTCGCTCGTCACGGCTGGCGCGCTCATGCGGAGTGCATCTGCGTCGGCGTCTCGCCCGGCGCAAGCCGCTCGGCGAGATGACGCGGCACCGGCAGCGCATCACCGTCGAGATGACTCGCGAGAAGCTCGCCGAGCAGGGCGGACCACGTGAGCCCGCGTGCGCCCAGGCCCACGCACACGAAGTGCCCCACCCCTTCGTCACCGTCGAGCGCACCCACGCGCGGCAGGTGATCCGGCGTCACCGCGCGCACGCCGACCCAGCCGGCGAGGCTTGCCGCGTCACAGGGCGCGGCGAATCCCGGCAGCATCCGTTCGAGCCGTTCGAGATTGCGCGCGTGGTCCGCGCCGCGCAAGTCCGTGCCGCAATCGTCTTCGTCGAAGCTCGCGCCGATGCAATGCATGCCGTCGAGAGCGGGGACCACGTAACCGTCGCCGCAAAC
The genomic region above belongs to Betaproteobacteria bacterium and contains:
- a CDS encoding alkaline phosphatase family protein, yielding MSAPAVTSEQWVRPDYSGGGIVNLMASVMAARGGGRSTYPLLEGLDAEVLARPRTLVLLVIDGLGFRHVLRSSAAPCIREHLRGRMTSVFPSTTAAAIPTFLTALAPQQHGLTGWHMLFREIGTVAAVLPFRPRCGGRSLREGGVTPQLLLGLSPLYDRLTDRSWVIAPERIVHTDFNAAASGRAERVGYRTLDELAERVLAAAVMPARKFVYAYYPELDSLAHVHGIGSDEVQAELARIDGAFDSLVRALRGTDTTLVLTADHGFVDTTPETRVALQDHPELAAMLTLPLCGEPRVAYCYVDPEHVRDFEHYAATRLAAGFTLVRSRDLIEEGWFGPGAPHPRLAERVGHYVLLARDNWTLTDLALGERPHVQIGVHGGATADEMLVPLVVAPA
- the mnmC gene encoding FAD-dependent 5-carboxymethylaminomethyl-2-thiouridine(34) oxidoreductase MnmC, encoding SEQIGAPEGVARRVSREEGSALVGAHTGGAGFWFEAAGWASAASVCEARLARCGDSVRRVFAREAIGLDRVKEGWRVLDVGGSVIAEAPAVVLANARDAPRFAAAGALRLRAVRGQITRLPARQDGGLRAAVCGDGYVVPALDGMHCIGASFDEDDCGTDLRGADHARNLERLERMLPGFAAPCDAASLAGWVGVRAVTPDHLPRVGALDGDEGVGHFVCVGLGARGLTWSALLGELLASHLDGDALPVPRHLAERLAPGETPTQMHSA